A section of the Nitrososphaerota archaeon genome encodes:
- the tmk gene encoding dTMP kinase → MLRLIVAFEGIDKAGKATQARLLSASLQKEGYRCRTLSFPVYTTPIGRELKLSLQGRRNYPIQVRYLLMSANRWEMKGELESPAVDVLILNRYIHSNIAYGVASGLDRSWLESLDRGLPEPNLVILLDISPSTSLKRKMSGRDVNEQDLAYLERVRSVYLDLAKECGWRVVDAERSVKRVHEEIYALVEDEVKKRLTANP, encoded by the coding sequence GTGTTAAGGTTGATAGTTGCCTTTGAGGGTATAGATAAGGCTGGAAAGGCTACGCAAGCTCGTCTGCTGAGCGCTAGCCTTCAGAAAGAAGGTTACAGATGCAGAACACTGTCCTTCCCGGTCTACACCACACCAATAGGTCGGGAGCTTAAGCTTTCGCTGCAGGGGCGTAGAAACTACCCTATTCAAGTGAGGTATCTGCTGATGTCAGCTAACCGATGGGAGATGAAGGGTGAGCTCGAGTCCCCTGCGGTTGATGTGCTTATACTTAACCGCTACATTCATTCGAATATAGCTTATGGTGTTGCGTCTGGGTTAGATCGAAGTTGGCTCGAATCTTTAGATCGGGGGCTGCCTGAGCCGAACCTCGTGATACTTCTTGACATCTCACCTTCAACGTCGCTTAAGAGGAAGATGAGCGGGAGGGATGTGAACGAGCAAGACCTAGCATACCTTGAGAGGGTTAGGTCTGTCTACCTTGATCTGGCAAAGGAGTGTGGTTGGAGGGTAGTTGATGCTGAGCGCAGCGTAAAGCGGGTGCATGAGGAGATCTATGCATTGGTAGAGGACGAGGTCAAAAAGCGGCTGACAGCTAACCCTTAA